From one Perca fluviatilis chromosome 10, GENO_Pfluv_1.0, whole genome shotgun sequence genomic stretch:
- the cuzd1.1 gene encoding uncharacterized protein cuzd1.1, which translates to MTELEQLRKQFEEMQERFNDQAQALMQARSEQREALALAKSVIDQQKEKPPAATVYIPRDRKISDFTGKPGDVDVEEWISSMKSTLQVMKIPVEDQAEFIKQHLKEEAKLTVKYVAEDRGTRLKEFYDRKQMPGETIRSYAYDIQERLMRIQRRDAKRVPDADGMLKEQLALGLKDDILRREIKRRLKQKESLTRAELMQDAISWSEEEEVQASDVGKSGTRAKGTVNATRATDEATSQLTMEALHEAIQKIAIRQDELFQMMGRRGSSRIQGQDGKERSPPLKNQEGQFICYTCNEPGHTSRRCPLNRGAIGMTRPPFRGDGLSEPVGNNPVRAEHPSPDAPVVKSHLAMQFNNTPGALNESAFGNCLAVEVKIAGIKTDCLLDTGSEVTTIRESYFREHFGEVTLSSANWVQLTAANGLEIPLLGCLEAEVECMGKTVGRKCIFVLKEDNPDVEEMKGLPGILGMNVLGELKDLFVATDGVKKMNKYRGTEAKVQRVLANIRKEARILGQSDRIGYVKVAGSEIVTIPPFSERILEGRCGVPSKTSCQVLVEATSGVSLPKSLLVANVLAKTTSGRVPIRVLNSSEKPVRLKPRSRVAVAYKPQQVLPKELIEFEEKEGELHVKAIETALTQAEGGETEQLPVPVQVSLEGLSPIQCHKLRDLLAKYQDVFSKSDSDFGYTTSATHSIPTGDAPPIKQRHRRVPPQVFQQFKKHIQDLVSQGVLKESCSPWASPAVIVLKKDGSVRFCCDYRRLNQVTCKDAFPLPRVDESLDALGKAQLFSTLDLTSGYFQVAMDDADRAKTAVTTPFGLFEWSRMPFGLCNAPATFQRLMGVVLGDLTFEVLLIYLDDVIVFSSDFATHCERLELVFQRLRQHGLKLKPSKCHLLREEVKFLGHIISAQGIRVDQEKVRALETWTPPKSVREVRQVLGFMSYYRRFVPRFAHLARPLHALVGKGGKAGPAEPFRWSDDCQHAFEELKRSLMNPPVLAYPDFSLPFILTTDGSLQGLGAVLSQKQGGVEYVIAFASRGLRGAEKNDKNYSAFKLELLALKWAMTEKFKEYLMYSKFTVVSDHNPLRYLGSANLGAVEQRGVAQLAEYNFEVCYRRRCQNTER; encoded by the exons ATGACAGAATTAGAGCAACTTAGGAAACAGTTTGAGGAGATGCAGGAGAGGTTCAATGACCAAGCCCAGGCACTGATGCAAGCCAGAAGCGAGCAAAGAGAAGCTCTGGCCTTAGCTAAATCGGTCATAGACCAGCAGAAAGAAAAGCCCCCTGCTGCTACGGTGTATATCCCCAGAGATCGCAAAATTTCAGATTTCACTGGTAAGCCAGGTGATGTGGATGTTGAGGAATGGATCTCATCGATGAAGTCGACCCTTCAAGTCATGAAGATCCCCGTAGAAGATCAAGCAGAGTTCATCAAGCAGCATCTTAAAGAGGAAGCTAAACTCACAGTCAAGTATGTGGCAGAAGACAGAG GCACCCGGCTCAAAGAATTCTATGACCGCAAGCAGATGCCTGGAGAGACCATACGTTCCTACGCCTATGACATCCAAGAGAGACTAATGCGGATTCAGCGCAGAGATGCTAAGCGCGTCCCAGATGCAGATGGAATGCTGAAAGAACAGCTTGCTCTTGGGCTCAAAGATGACATTTTGAGGAGAGAAATCAAGAGAAGATTAAAGCAAAAGGAGAGCCTTACCCGCGCTGAGCTAATGCAAGATGCCATTTCATGGTCTGAGGAGGAAGAGGTCCAGGCTTCTGATGTGGGCAAAAGCGGTACCCGCGCCAAAGGCACTGTTAATGCTACCAGGGCGACCGATGAAGCTACCTCACAGTTGACAATGGAGGCGCTGCATGAAGCAATACAAAAGATAGCCATCCGCCAAGATGAACTGTTCCAGATGATGGGTCGCAGAGGCAGTAGCAGGATACAAGGGCAGGACGGGAAGGAAAGAAGCCCGCCATTGAAGAACCAAGAGGGGCAGTTTATCTGCTACACGTGTAATGAGCCTGGGCACACGAGCAGACGCTGTCCTCTGAACAGGGGAGCTATAGGCATGACCCGCCCCCCGTTCAGAGGTGATGGGCTGTCTGAGCCTGTGGGAAACAACCCAGTACGGGCGGAGCACCCAAGTCCAGATGCCCCTGTAGTTAAGAGTCACCTGGCAATGCAGTTCAATAACACTCCCGGAGCCCTGAATGAAAGTGCCTTTGGAAACTGCTTGGCCGTTGAAGTGAAGATAGCAGGCATTAAGACGGACTGCCTTTTGGACACTGGGTCGGAGGTGACCACAATCCGGGAGTCTTACTTTCGAGAACATTTTGGAGAGGTCACTTTGTCCTCAGCCAACTGGGTCCAGCTCACCGCTGCAAACGGTCTCGAAATTCCCCTCCTTGGATGCCTGGAGGCTGAAGTGGAGTGCATGGGGAAGACCGTTGGCAGAAAATGTATCTTTGTCCTCAAAGAGGACAACCCAGACGTGGAAGAGATGAAAGGCCTCCCTGGTATCCTGGGGATGAATGTGCTGGGTGAACTGAAAGACCTTTTTGTGGCCACAGACGGAGTGAAGAAGATGAATAAGTATCGGGGAACTGAGGCCAAAGTTCAGAGAGTGCTGGCGAACATCAGAAAGGAGGCAAGGATTCTCGGACAGAGTGACCGAATAGGCTATGTGAAAGTGGCTGGAAGCGAGATAGTCACCATTCCCCCATTCAGTGAACGTATCCTCGAAGGTCGTTGCGGAGTGCCCTCGAAAACAAGCTGTCAAGTGTTAGTGGAGGCCACTTCCGGGGTGAGCTTGCCAAAGAGCCTCCTAGTTGCTAACGTGCTTGCTAAAACCACTAGTGGTCGGGTGCCCATCCGGGTGCTGAATTCCAGTGAGAAGCCAGTGAGACTGAAACCAAGGTCACGGGTTGCGGTAGCGTATAAGCCACAGCAGGTTCTGCCAAAGGAACTCATAGAGTttgaagagaaagagggagagctGCATGTGAAGGCTATTGAAACGGCCCTTACCCAGGCTGAAGGGGGTGAAACAGAGCAGCTACCTGTCCCAGTTCAAGTTAGCCTTGAAGGGCTCTCTCCCATCCAGTGCCATAAGCTGAGagatttattggccaagtatcaGGATGTATTCTCAAAAAGCGACTCAGATTTTGGGTACACCACTTCTGCTACCCACAGTATACCAACAGGAGATGCCCCGCCCATTAAGCAGAGGCACCGCCGGGTTCCACCTCAGGTTTTCCAGCAGTTTAAGAAACACATCCAAGATCTGGTCTCTCAAGGAGTTCTTAAAGAGAGTTGTAGCCCCTGGGCCTCACCTGCCGTGATTGTACTGAAGAAAGATGGCAGTGTGAGATTTTGTTGTGACTATCGGAGGCTAAACCAGGTGACATGCAAAGACGCCTTCCCACTGCCCCGTGTTGACGAATCGCTCGACGCATTAGGGAAGGCACAGCTGTTTTCAACCCTGGACTTAACCTCTGGCTATTTCCAAGTGGCCATGGACGATGCAGACCGGGCTAAAACAGCAGTCACCACTCCATTTGGTCTGTTTGAGTGGTCGAGAATGCCATTTGGGCTATGCAACGCTCCGGCCACGTTCCAACGACTAATGGGCGTGGTGCTCGGCGATCTCACGTTTGAAGTGCTACTCATCTACTTGGACGATGTCATAGTCTTTTCCAGTGACTTCGCTACCCATTGTGAGAGACTTGAACTCGTGTTCCAGAGGCTGAGGCAGCACGGCCTAAAACTTAAGCCCAGCAAGTGCCACCTCCTGAGGGAGGAAGTGAAGTTTCTCGGCCACATAATATCCGCTCAAGGCATCCGGGTGGATCAGGAGAAGGTGCGAGCTTTGGAGACGTGGACACCCCCTAAGTCAGTGAGAGAAGTGAGGCAGGTTCTGGGGTTCATGAGTTACTACAGAAGGTTTGTTCCCAGGTTTGCCCACCTAGCTCGCCCTCTCCATGCTCTGGTCGGCAAGGGAGGTAAAGCTGGTCCTGCAGAGCCGTTCAGATGGAGTGATGATTGTCAACATGCTTTTGAAGAGCTGAAGCGTAGCCTGATGAACCCACCGGTTCTTGCTTACCCTGACTTTAGCTTACCCTTCATCCTTACCACTGATGGAAGTCTCCAGGGCCTGGGAGCTGTTTTAAGCCAAAAGCAGGGAGGAGTCGAGTATGTCATTGCCTTCGCCAGTCGGGGTCTGCGTGGGGCTGAAAAGAACGACAAGAACTACAGCGCGTTCAAGTTAGAGCTGCTTGCACTTAAATGGGCAATGACCGAAAAATTTAAGGAATATTTAATGTATTCCAAGTTCACAGTCGTATCCGATCACAACCCGCTGCGGTACCTGGGTTCTGCCAACCTAGGAGCAGTAGAGCAACGTGGTGTAGCCCAGCTTGCAGAGTACAACTTTGAAGTCTGTTACAGGCGCCGGTGTCAAAATACTGAACGCTGA